The following coding sequences lie in one Antricoccus suffuscus genomic window:
- a CDS encoding PaaI family thioesterase: MTTSATTTNSGTLRAGGSSKTITWQDPFASFEAGSKLSGLEYLRAVVDGTIPAPPIGQLMGFRLTAVEPGRAEFQITPDESVYNPIGVVHGGLVCTLLDSAAGCAVHSTLALGHGYTSIELKVNYLRAVHADGLGLRAIGTVRKNGSRVAFADAVVLNADDKEVATASSTLLVFPLPTK; this comes from the coding sequence ATGACAACTAGCGCCACCACGACGAATTCCGGCACCTTGAGGGCGGGCGGCTCGTCGAAAACCATCACCTGGCAAGACCCGTTCGCCTCGTTCGAGGCCGGCTCGAAGCTATCCGGGCTCGAGTACCTGCGCGCTGTAGTCGACGGTACGATTCCCGCGCCACCGATTGGCCAGCTGATGGGGTTCCGGTTGACCGCGGTCGAGCCAGGCCGCGCGGAGTTTCAGATAACGCCAGATGAATCGGTCTACAACCCGATCGGCGTCGTACACGGCGGGCTCGTGTGCACGCTGCTTGACTCCGCAGCTGGATGTGCGGTCCACTCGACGTTGGCGCTCGGCCACGGCTATACCTCGATCGAGCTCAAGGTCAACTACCTGCGCGCCGTACATGCGGATGGCCTAGGGCTCCGTGCGATCGGAACCGTCCGCAAGAACGGCAGCCGAGTGGCGTTCGCGGACGCCGTCGTACTCAACGCCGACGACAAAGAGGTCGCCACCGCATCAAGCACTCTGTTGGTCTTTCCGCTCCCGACCAAGTAG
- a CDS encoding DUF4259 domain-containing protein has translation MSAWGTGPFENDDALDLIGEINESTPDAVGELLAEILTVPDDDDDLDEVDGMEAYAAAALLAGKLERLKFESPDVLDAVAKIPTDMVGALIPDARAMLVRILGHNSEFADLWIESGRLEKVRGEIGKIKGALR, from the coding sequence ATGAGCGCATGGGGCACGGGCCCGTTTGAGAATGACGACGCTCTTGACCTAATCGGGGAAATCAACGAGTCGACCCCAGACGCTGTCGGTGAACTTCTCGCCGAGATATTGACTGTCCCCGATGACGACGATGACCTTGACGAGGTCGACGGCATGGAGGCGTACGCCGCCGCCGCGCTCCTCGCCGGTAAGCTCGAACGACTCAAGTTTGAGTCACCGGATGTGCTCGACGCGGTCGCGAAGATTCCGACCGACATGGTCGGCGCGCTGATCCCGGATGCCCGGGCGATGCTCGTGCGCATCCTTGGCCATAACAGCGAGTTCGCGGATCTGTGGATCGAGTCCGGCCGGCTGGAGAAGGTTCGCGGCGAGATCGGCAAGATCAAGGGCGCGCTGCGCTAA
- a CDS encoding AMP-binding protein has protein sequence MSGLSYASGPSSTPLLGETIGEKLELTTSQFPDRDALVDMDSNRRWTYTQLNEAVDKVATGLLDLGVTTGDRVGMWSPNTPEWMLTQYATAKIGAILVNINPAYRSHELAYVLKQAGIETLVSAESFKTSDYRALVDEVKDDCPQLRNIIYVGTPEWDALAATAADASRINDILVTLDRDDPINIQYTSGTTGFPKGATLSHLNILNNGRYLTAGQDITEQDKICVPVPFYHCFGMVMGNLGAMVHGACVVIPAPGFDPSLTLEAVQAEKCTALYGVPTMFIAMLALPNIGDYDLSSLRTGCMAGSPCPVEVMKRVIAEMNMEEVTIAYGMTETSPVSTQTGKDDAIDLRVSTVGRVHPHVQVKIIDPATGRTVPRGETGEFCTRGYSVMVGYWEDPEKTAAAIDSAGWMHTGDLGVMDDNGYLNIVGRLKDLVIRGGENVYPREIEEFLYSHPDIADVQVVGVPDLKYGEELCAWIQMRDGATPLDAAAVRDYCTGRLAHYKIPRYVVIADEFPMTVTGKVRKIEMRATSIEKLGLEDAAKTRTA, from the coding sequence ATGAGCGGTTTGAGTTATGCGAGTGGTCCGTCGAGTACGCCGTTGCTCGGCGAGACGATCGGCGAGAAACTGGAGCTGACAACCTCCCAGTTCCCTGATCGCGATGCCCTGGTGGATATGGACTCCAACCGCCGGTGGACGTATACGCAACTTAACGAGGCTGTTGACAAGGTCGCTACCGGGCTGCTCGATCTCGGGGTCACGACGGGCGATCGGGTCGGCATGTGGTCGCCCAACACACCCGAGTGGATGCTCACCCAATATGCGACGGCCAAGATCGGCGCGATCCTGGTCAACATCAATCCGGCGTACCGCTCGCACGAGTTGGCCTACGTGCTCAAGCAGGCCGGCATCGAGACACTCGTGTCCGCCGAGTCGTTCAAGACGAGCGACTACCGCGCGCTCGTCGACGAAGTAAAAGACGACTGTCCGCAACTGAGAAACATCATCTACGTAGGTACGCCGGAATGGGATGCGCTCGCCGCGACCGCCGCCGACGCCTCTCGGATCAACGACATTCTCGTCACGCTCGATCGGGACGATCCGATCAATATCCAGTACACCAGCGGTACGACCGGCTTTCCCAAGGGCGCGACACTTTCGCACCTCAACATCCTTAATAACGGGCGCTATCTGACCGCTGGGCAGGACATCACCGAACAGGACAAGATCTGTGTGCCGGTGCCGTTCTACCACTGCTTCGGCATGGTGATGGGCAATTTGGGTGCGATGGTGCATGGTGCGTGCGTCGTCATCCCGGCTCCCGGATTCGATCCGTCCCTGACCCTTGAGGCGGTGCAAGCTGAGAAATGTACGGCGTTGTACGGCGTGCCGACGATGTTCATCGCGATGTTGGCACTGCCCAACATCGGCGACTATGACCTCAGTTCGCTGCGCACCGGCTGCATGGCTGGCTCGCCCTGTCCCGTTGAGGTCATGAAGCGGGTCATCGCGGAGATGAACATGGAGGAAGTCACGATCGCCTACGGCATGACCGAGACGTCTCCGGTGTCAACGCAAACGGGCAAGGATGACGCGATCGACCTTCGGGTCTCGACGGTGGGGCGGGTGCATCCGCACGTGCAGGTCAAGATCATCGACCCGGCGACCGGACGCACCGTGCCTCGCGGCGAGACGGGGGAGTTTTGCACCCGCGGCTACTCGGTGATGGTCGGTTACTGGGAGGACCCCGAGAAGACCGCCGCCGCCATCGATTCCGCCGGCTGGATGCACACCGGTGACCTCGGTGTGATGGACGACAACGGTTACCTCAACATCGTCGGCCGGCTCAAAGACCTCGTTATCCGCGGTGGCGAAAACGTATATCCGCGGGAGATTGAGGAGTTCCTCTACTCGCATCCGGACATCGCCGACGTACAGGTGGTCGGCGTACCGGACCTGAAGTACGGCGAGGAACTGTGCGCATGGATCCAGATGCGCGACGGTGCCACGCCGCTTGATGCCGCCGCCGTACGCGACTATTGCACGGGCAGGCTGGCTCACTACAAGATTCCACGCTACGTCGTCATCGCGGACGAGTTCCCGATGACGGTGACCGGCAAGGTGCGCAAGATTGAGATGCGCGCGACCTCCATCGAGAAGTTGGGGCTGGAGGACGCGGCAAAGACGCGCACTGCCTAG